Proteins encoded together in one Lathyrus oleraceus cultivar Zhongwan6 chromosome 5, CAAS_Psat_ZW6_1.0, whole genome shotgun sequence window:
- the LOC127087897 gene encoding probable WRKY transcription factor 50 yields the protein MTDKNPYSPDSDFTNQWPLEPSEYLKFDDDQWPDDNPEPFLAEHVTNQDNELVADFGGSGSRIEGPASRSEGEKKEVKDKVAFKTKSEVEILDDGFKWRKYGKKMVKNSPNPRNYYRCSKDGCQVKKRVERDVDDPSYVITTYEGTHTHPSFH from the exons atgacAGATAAAAATCCATATTCACCTGACAGTGATTTCACCAACCAGTGGCCTTTGGAGCCTTCTGAGTACTTGAAATTTGACGATGATCAATGGCCAGATGATAATCCAGAGCCATTTCTTGCCGAACATGTCACCAACCAAGACAATGAATTAGTAGCTGATTTTGGAGGAAGTGGAAGCCGAATCGAAGGACCAGCTTCCAGGAGTGAAGGTGAGAAGAAGGAAGTTAAAGATAAAGTTGCATTCAAAACAAAGTCAGAGGTTGAGATTCTGGATGATGGATTCAAGTGGAGGAAGTATGGAAAGAAGATGGTAAAAAACAGCCCTAATCCAAG GAACTATTATAGATGTTCTAAAGATGGATGCCAAGTGAAAAAGAGAGTTGAGAGAGATGTGGATGATCCGAGTTATGTGATAACAACCTATGAAGGCACACATACTCATCCAAGTTTTCACTAG